The genome window CCAATCCACCCATGAATGGAAATTGTTGCCCTTGCTGCACCGTCCGCCACTGCTCCAACCCACCAACTGACAAAACTGAACCACCACTACCTCCACCAGCGGAGGCTAAAACGTTTCCCAACTGGAAATTCAGGTGATCACTTGCTCCTCCTAGTGGCGGTGCGGAAAGCGTGTTATAGTTCAACCCAATACCATCCCCACCACCTGGAGTTGTAAATTGATCAGGGAGATGAGAAAAAGGAGTCATGAAACGCAGTGGCTGAACCTGCGGTCCAAAGCCAAGCACATCAGTGGTTCCAATACTGCTAGAGGAGAGTGTGGTTGAGGAACTTGGAGCCCCTTGACGGTCACCGCTGTTGGCTGGAGATTTAGAGCTACCACTCCCTTTACTGCTTCTCTTGTTCCTCCGGCACCCGCCTCCCACCGGAACATTTCTCAGGGAACCGCCACGTGTCCAGTACCTTCTGCAGGTCTTGCAGAAATGGCGAGGCTGAGAGAGGCTGTAGTTGTTGAAGTAGCAGAATTTAGTGTTCGAAGATTCACATCTAGGGCACTTTAGTGCTGCTTCTGGCATGGGTATGTTGGCCATCCTGGCTCGATCCGCCAAGGAACCTGGCCGGATCGAGCCAGAACCGCCACTACCATGTGGGtgtggaggaggaggtggtggtggcaCTGGTACTGGAGGAAACTGCTGACTTCTTGCACCACTTGTAGTTTGGAGATTGTGGAGCTgtgaaaatatagaaaaagaaaacataaaaatacaGTATATTCAAGAACATA of Tripterygium wilfordii isolate XIE 37 chromosome 13, ASM1340144v1, whole genome shotgun sequence contains these proteins:
- the LOC120013542 gene encoding dof zinc finger protein DOF2.4-like, which encodes MVFSSIPAYLDPSNWQQQLHNLQTTSGARSQQFPPVPVPPPPPPPHPHGSGGSGSIRPGSLADRARMANIPMPEAALKCPRCESSNTKFCYFNNYSLSQPRHFCKTCRRYWTRGGSLRNVPVGGGCRRNKRSSKGSGSSKSPANSGDRQGAPSSSTTLSSSSIGTTDVLGFGPQVQPLRFMTPFSHLPDQFTTPGGGDGIGLNYNTLSAPPLGGASDHLNFQLGNVLASAGGGSGGSVLSVGGLEQWRTVQQGQQFPFMGGLDSGSGGLYPYEGTSGGGYGVLGHHVRPRISNSELVTELGQVKMEENHHNHHHQQNLSRQFLGLTGSSTTHQYWNADNTNSWTDL